A window of the Falco rusticolus isolate bFalRus1 chromosome 1, bFalRus1.pri, whole genome shotgun sequence genome harbors these coding sequences:
- the HNRNPD gene encoding heterogeneous nuclear ribonucleoprotein D0 isoform X4: MFIGGLSWDTTKKDLKDYFSKFGEVVDCTLKLDPITGRSRGFGFVLFKESESVDKVMDQKEHKLNGKVIDPKRAKAMKTKEPVKKIFVGGLSPDTPEEKIREYFGGFGEVESIELPMDNKTNKRRGFCFITFKEEEPVKKIMEKKYHNVGLSKCEIKVAMSKEQYQQQQQWGSRGGFVGRARGRGGGPSQNWNQGYSSYWNQGYGNYGYNSQGYGGYGGYDYTGYNNYYGYGDYSTGTSLQALCRADFTILTGPLNADRVRDAHALECCRLVWSLPTSCISIIK; this comes from the exons ATGTTTATTGGTGGCCTTAGCTGGGACACTACAAAGAAAGATCTGAAGGACTATTTCTCTAAATTTGGTGAAGTTGTAGACTGCACTCTGAAGTTAGATCCCATCACTGGGCGATCGAGAGGCTTCGGCTTTGTACTCTTCAAAGAATCGGAGAGCGTAGATAAG GTCATGGACCAGAAAGAACACAAGCTGAATGGAAAGGTCATTGATCCTAAAAGAGCTAAagccatgaaaacaaaagaacctgttaaaaagatttttgttgGGGGCTTATCTCCAGACACGCCTGAGGAGAAAATAAGGGAATATTTTGGAGGTTTTGGTGAG GTTGAATCAATAGAGCTCCCCATGGACAACAAAACTAACAAGAGGCGTGGATTTTGCTTCATTACTTTCAAGGAAGAGGAAccagtgaagaaaataatggaaaagaaataccaCAATGTTGGACTTAGTAAA TGTGAAATAAAAGTAGCTATGTCAAAGGAACagtaccagcagcagcagcagtgggggagTCGAGGAGGGTTTGTTGGAAGAGCTCGGGGAAGAGGTGGAG GCCCCAGTCAAAACTGGAACCAGGGATACAGCAGCTACTGGAATCAGGGGTATGGGAACTATGGCTACAACAGCCAAGGGTATGGAGGTTATGGAGGATATGACTACACTGGTTACAACAACTACTATGGATATGGTGACTATAGCA CGGGAACTTCATTGCAGGCCCTGTGTCGCGCTGACTTCACGATTCTCACAGGCCCGCTCAATGCGGACAGGGTACGAGATGCTCACGCTCTCGAATGCTGCCGTTTGGTATGGTCTCTTCCAACATCCTGTATCagcattataaaataa